The window GATCATGGTGGAGGCGATCTTCCGCCGCCTGACACAGACCACCAAACTCTCGGAGGCCGAGCGCAGCCATATCTCGTCCGAAACCATCATGGGCATGAAGAGCCACGCTATCCTCAGTGCCTCCGCCGACGTATCGCGCTCGATCTTCTTTGCTGCCGCCATCATCATCGCGGCGTTCCTGCCGCTGTTCACGCTGTCCGGCGTCGAGGGCAACATCTTCGGGCCGATGGCGCGAACCTATGCTTACGCGCTCGCCGGCGGCCTGATTGCGACCTTCACCATCACCCCGGCACTCAGCGCCATCATCCTGCCGGCGCGTGTCGAGGAAACCGAGACCTGGATCATGCGGCAGCTGCATCGGCTCTATATGCCGGTGCTGACCTGGGCCGTCGGCAACCGCAGGCTGGTGATGGGCGCCGGCGTCGTTCTCGTCGTGCTCACCGTCCTTCTCGCGCGCGTGCTCGGGCTGGAATTCCTGCCGAAGCTGGAAGAGGGCAACCTCTGGATCCGCGCCACGCTGCCGCCGACCATCTCGCTGCAGGAGGGCAATAGCTACGTCAACGAGATGCGCAAGATCATCCGCGCGCAGCCCGAAGTGGAATCGGTGGTCTCGCAGCACGGCCGTCCTGATGACGGCACCGACGCCGCCGGCCTGTTCAACGCCGAATTCTTCGCGCCGCTGAAGCCTTCCAGCGAATGGCCGGCGCCGCAGGACAAGGACGCGCTGACGGCGCGGCTGCTGAAGGATCTGCAGGACAAATTCCCCGGCGTCGAATTCAACTTCTCGCAGTATCTGCAGGACAACGTTTCGGAAGCCGTCTCCGGCGTGAAGGGTGAAAACTCGATCAAGCTGTTCGGCAACGATCTGGAGGCGCTGACCGTCACTGCCAACAAGATCAAGTCGGTGCTGTCGACCGTGCAGGGCGTGACCGATCTGGCGGTGTTCACCTCGCTCGGCCAACCCACCATCCAGATCGATATCGATCGCGCCAAGGCCGCGCGTTACGGGCTGTCCCCCGGCGATATCAACGCCACCATCAAGGTGGCGATCGGCGGCGATACTGCGGGCGATCTCTACGAGTCCGGCTCCGACCGGCATTTCCCGATCATCGTGCGATTGGCGCCGGAATATCGCCGCAGCGCCGAGGCGATCCAGAACCTGCGGATCGGCGCGCCCGGGCCGAACGGCACCGTCACGCAGATTCCGCTCAGCGAAGTCGCTTCGATCAATCTGGTGTCGGGTGCGGCCTATATCTACCGCGAAGGCCAGGAGCGCTATCTGCCGATCAAGTTCTCGGTGCGCGAGCGCGACCTCGGCAGCGCCATTCGCGAAGCCCAGGAGAAGGTGGACGCACAGGTGCAACTGCCGCCGGGATCGCGGACCGAGTGGGTCGGCGAATTCGGCAATCTGCAGGACGCCATCAAGCGGCTGTCGATCGTGGTGCCGATCAGCCTGGCGCTGATCGGGGTGCTGCTCTGGTTCAACTTCGGCTCGATGGTCGATACGTTGCTCGCCATGAGCGTGATCCCGATGGCAATTTTTGGCGGCGTGCTCGGGCTGCTGATCTCGGGCATTCCGTTCAGCGTGTCGGCCGCGATCGGCTTCATCGCGCTGTTCGGCATTGCGGTGATGGATGGCATTCTCATCCTGTCGCAATACAACCAGTTGATCGACGAAGGCCTCGATCGGCTCAAGGCGGTGATCCGCACCGGCGAATTGCAATTGCGTCCGGTGTTGATGACCTGCGTGGTCGCTGGTATTGGCCTGCTGCCGGCGGCGCTATCGGAAGGCATCGGCTCGCAGGTCCAGAAGCCGCTGGCCATCGTGGTGGTCACCGGCATGATGCTGGCGCCGCTGGTGATCCTGATCACGCTGCCGGTGCTGATTTCATATTTCTCGCGACGCGCTCGTTAGTTCCAGATCCGGTTCGCCTTGAGAAACATTGTTTCGAGGGAACCCCGCGCATCATGCTTGCGCCTGGAATTATGAAATCTGTGACGAGAAACGGGCGAACAGATCACATAAAGTCGCGTTGAATGACATCATTGTGCTGCTGTTTATTGCGACTGTCGTTCATTGATGTAGGCAGAAATTGGAGAGTTCCATATTGAATGTGACTTCCGTCAAATTCGTGCAGCAGTCATCGGCATCATACTGGAAGGATGATGTTCAATGCCCTCGCTGCGGATGTTCGTTGAAGTTCACACGGAAAAATCCAACTTGTTCAAACAGCGATTGCGTCTATTCGGAAACCGGCTTCCCGAAAGTAGGCAAGCAACCTGTCCTTATCGACTTCGAGGATAGCGTTTTCGAGCGCTCGGCCTATGAGGGCTCCGATGGAGCGGTTTTTGCCCGCGATATCTCGCGTCGCTCGATTGGTTCCCGGATCCACAGGTTCATCAATGGGGAAAACCCCATCGCGAAACAGAATTGCGAACGCTTTCTGAATCTACTGAGAGGAGAGGTCGGGCGACCGCGGATTTTGGTGATAGGGGGCGGCACAATCGGGTCAGGTGCTGACAAGCTTTATTCCGATCCGGCCATCGAACTGATCAACACCGACGTTTATGCTTCGGAGTTTACGGAATTGCTGGTTGATGGACACAAATTGCCATTCAAGGATGGCTCATTCGATGGCGTCTGGGTTCAGGCCGTTCTCGAACATGTGCTTGAACCCGCGGTCATCGTTGCTGAGATTCATCGCGTGCTCGGAACGTCGGGCATCGTATATGCCGAGACGCCGTTCATGCAGCAAGTTCACGAACGGGCCTACGACTTCACGCGCTTCACGCAGAGCGGACACCGGTGGCTGTTCAGGCGTTTCGAGGAAATCAGCGCGGGTCCGGTAACTGGAGCGGGTGTCGTTATGCTGTGGTCGATCCGGTATTTTGCGCGGGCACTCGGAGCCGGAGATAAGCTATCGCGCCTGGTATCATTGCCGTTCTTCTGGCTAAGGTACTTCGATCTTATGAGCCGCGGCAGAAAAGCCGCTGATGCGGCGGGCGGCCTGTTTTTTCTCGGCCGTCGGTCGGATAAAGAAATTTCCGCGCGCAGCATGCTGCAATACTATGCCAATCAGAAATAATGCGGGCATTCGATCGTGGGCGGTTCATTGCCCCGACGGCGTGCGCAGGCCGTGCCAGGCGTCGCGGACCTGATGGTAATGCACCTCCGGCAGGTAGTCCGGCGTGTTCAGGCCGAGCGTCTTGACGTCGAGCCGGCCGGTGGCGCTGAGCAAGGCATAGGAGGCAATCACACGGTCGCGCTGCGAGCCGATCAACCGCGCCTTGGCCGACACCAGATCCTGCTGTGAATTGAGCACGTCCACCGTGGTGCGCTGGCCGCCCTGGGCTTCGCGCTGCACGCCCTGCAAGGCGACGCCGGCGGCGCGGACTTCGGATTCGGCGGCGCTGACCGCGGTTTTGGCACCTTCGTTGGACACCCATGCCGCAACGGCCGCCGTGCGGGCCTGGTTGCGTACCATTTCGAGCACCAACCGGCTTTGCGTCGAGAGTTCCTTGGCCTGCCGGGTCTGCGCGGCAGCGAGGCCGCCGTCATAGATAGGCGCGGTGACCTGGCCGATGATCGAGGCCTGGTCGGTGCGGAAGGTGCCGAGCGTCGGGTCGGACTGGTTGGCGCGGCTGGCGCTGCCCTGCAATGTGACGGTTGGATAGAGGCTGCTTTCGGCGACATGGATCGTGGTCGAGGCGACATCGACGTCGAAACTGGCGGCAATCACGGCCGGGTGGCCCTTGAAGGCGAGGGCGATGGCGTCCTCGCGGCTGCGCGGCAACAACCGGTCCACCGGCTCGGCCGGGCTGAGGCGGGATGGCGCGTTGCCGATGATCTGCGCATAGGTCGCCTGGCTGATCGCGAGGTTGACCTCGGCAGTGTTAAGGTCCGCCATGCCGCGCGCCAGACGCGCTTCGGCCTGCGAGGTGTCGGTTGGGGTCACGTCGCCCGCGTTGAGCCGCTTCTGGGCAACGCCGAGCGTTTCCTTCAGCGAAGTGACATTGGTGCGCTGCGCGTCCACCAGCGATTGGTTCGCCAGCACATTGGTATAGGCGGTGACCGCGTCGAGCAGCACGCCCTGTCCGACATTGCGCAGGGCCTCGCGGCCGGACTGCACCTGCAATTCCGCGACGCGGACGCTGTTGGCGGTCTTGAAGCCGTTGAAAAGCGTCTGCGTCACGGTGACGCCAATGGTCCAGGGTTTCAGCGTGGCGCCCTGAATGGTGTTGTCGGGCAAAAGGTCGCGTACAGCCTGCAAGCCGACGCCGAGCGTGGCCACGATCTGCGGCCGATAGCCGGCCATGGCCTGCGGCACGTTCTCGTCGGTGGAGCGCTGCCGCGCCCGTTCGGCGTTCAGCTGCGGATTGGACTGGTAGGCCTTGACCAGGGCTTCCGGGACGGTTTCAGCGCGCGCATCGACGACCACAGCGAAGGCGCTGCACGTCGTGATGCCCAAGGCCATGCCTGTTCGAAGCACGCGCCTTGCGACGAGGCCAAATCTCCCGTGATGACGAGCCATGTTATCCCAAAGCAATCTTCAGACGTCTGCCCCCGCCGACGTCGATTGTATGTTTAGAGGGCGTTGCCAGCACAGGCAAACCATCCGGCGATCAAGCCAGCCCCTTTGGCGCTTTCCCCACAGGGCATTTAATGCCGCAATTCTCTTGATTGCTCAGGACCCTAAGGGGAATGGTGCAAGGCGGGAATGCGACAATAAACCCGCGCATACACGCCCGCGTGTGTTGCAAGCTGGACACATTTCTGAATAACGCGCAAAGCGGTGGAGGCGGCGTCCTGCGCTTGCCTGCGACTCGCGCGTGGGGTCCCTTTTCGCGCTTCAGACGGAATTCTCATGCCGAAAATGTTCTCCGATCCTGGCGCCATCGCGGAAGAGATCGTTCGCGACGTCGGGACCACGCTGGTGGTGGGACTGCCGCTGGGGCTCGGCAAGGCCAACCACATCATCAACGCGCTGTACCGGCGCGCCGCTGCCGACCGCAGTATCAACCTCACATTCTTCTCGGCGCTGACGCTGGAGAAGCCAAAGCCGTCGAGTGAGCTGGAAAAGCGCTTCATCGATCCGGTGATCGCACGGCTGTTCGGTGGCTATCCCGACCTCGACTATGCCGCCGCGCTGCATGAAGGCGCGCTGCCTGACAATATCCAGGTGATCGAATTCTTCTTTCTCGCCGGCAAATGGCTGCATCTGCCTTACGCGCAGCAGAACTACATTTCCGCTAACTACACCCACGCCGCGTCGTACTTGCTGACGCGCGGGCTCAACGTCATCACCCAACTCGTGGCGAAGCGGGTGGTCGATAGCGTCGCGCGCTACAGCCTGAGTTGCAACACCGACACCACGCTGGACCTCCTGCGCGCCCGCGCCGAAGGCCGCGCGTCGTTCAAGTTGATCGGGCAGGTCAATTCGGAATTGCCGTTCATGCCCGGCCAGGGCGATCTCGCCGGCGATGAATTCAGCGCGGTGCTCGACAGTGCCGAGACCGACTTTCCGCTGTTCGCACCGCCGTCCGAGCCGATCAGCGATACCAAATACGCCATCGGCCTGCATGCCGCCGGCCTGGTTCGCGATGGCGGCACGCTGCAGATCGGAATCGGCCAGGTCGGCGACGCGCTGGCGCAGGGCCTGATCGTGCGCCACCGCGACAACGCGGCGTTTCAAGGGATCATGCGGCGACTGACGCCCAGCGTGGCTTGTCTCGAAACGAGCCCCTTTGAAAAAGGCCTCTATGGCGTCAGCGAAATGCTGTTCGAAGCCTTTCTCGGCCTGATCGATGCCGGCATTCTGAAGCGCGAGGTCGATGGCGTCAGCCTACATGGTGCTTTCTTCCTCGGGCCAAAATCCTTCTACGCGGCGCTTCGCGCGATGGCGCCGGACCAGCTGGCAAAAATCCAGATGATGCCGGTGTCGTTCACCAACGCACTCTATGGCGATGAGCCATCGAAGCGCCGCGCCCGCGTCGATGCCCGCTTCGTCAACAATGCGATGATGGCAACCTTGATGGGCGCGGCGATTTCCGACGGCCTCGATGACGGCCAGGTGGTGAGTGGCGTCGGCGGCCAGTACAATTTCGTCGCGCAGGCGTTTGCGCTGGACGGCGCGCGGTCGATCCTCACGGTGGAAGCAGCGCATGCCGGCAAGAAGCCGGTCTCCAATATCCGCTGGAACTATGGCCACGAGACCATTCCGCGGCACCTGCGCGATATCATCATCACCGAATACGGCGTTGCCGATTTGCGCGGGAAGTCGGATGCCGACGTGATCGCGGCGATGCTGTCGGTCGCGGATTCCCGGTTTCAGCCGGAACTGATGAAGCAGGCCAAGGACGCCGGCAAGCTGCCGCGCGGCTTCGAGATTCCCGCAGCGCATCGCGACAACGCACCCGAGCGAATCGCTGCGGCGTTGAAGCCCGCGCGCGACGCCGGTCTGCTGCCGGCGTTTCCGTTCGGCAGCGATTTTACCGAGGTTGAACAGCGCCTGATCCCGGCGCTGAAGATCTTGAGCGCTGCCTTGAGTTCGCCGCAACGATTGGCGGCGCTGTTTTGGCGGGGGATGACGCACGCTCCCGATGCTTCCGACGAAGCCTGCCTCGCCCGGCTTGGTCTCGACAAACCCACAACGCTGTCCGACCGCGCCTATCACGCACTGGTCAGCGGTGCGCTCGCGCGCAGCCGCGAAAGCTAGCGGTTCTTGTTGACCGGCTTTCGCTTCTCGACGAACGCCGCCATGCCTTCGGAGCGATCCTCCAACGCGAACGTCGCGTGGAACAGATCGCGCTCGACCTTCAGGCCTTCGGTCAGCGGCGTTTCGAACGCGCGGTTGACCGCGCTCTTGGCCATCGCCGCCACCGGGCGCGACATCGCTGCGATCTTCTCGGCCATCGCAATGGCTTCTTCCATCAACTTG is drawn from Nitrobacteraceae bacterium AZCC 2146 and contains these coding sequences:
- a CDS encoding cobalt-zinc-cadmium resistance protein CzcA (product_source=KO:K15726; cath_funfam=1.20.1640.10,3.30.2090.10,3.30.70.1430; cog=COG3696; ko=KO:K15726; pfam=PF00873; superfamily=82693,82714,82866; tigrfam=TIGR00914; transmembrane_helix_parts=Inside_1_12,TMhelix_13_35,Outside_36_333,TMhelix_334_353,Inside_354_359,TMhelix_360_382,Outside_383_386,TMhelix_387_409,Inside_410_449,TMhelix_450_469,Outside_470_483,TMhelix_484_506,Inside_507_537,TMhelix_538_557,Outside_558_879,TMhelix_880_899,Inside_900_905,TMhelix_906_928,Outside_929_931,TMhelix_932_954,Inside_955_974,TMhelix_975_997,Outside_998_1011,TMhelix_1012_1034,Inside_1035_1040), whose protein sequence is MDRLVALAVKRRFLMLGLLIAVMIGGLIAFNQLNIEAYPDPTPPMVDIVTQSPGLSSEEIERYITIPIETQVAGIKNLKTIRTISLYGLSDVKLQFSFDYTYDEALQQVLNRLSQLSPLPGNVQPGISPLSAIGEIYRYRLVGPPNYSVLDLKTLQDWVLQRRFRSVPGVIDVTGWGGKTKTYEIQVDFNKLVAYGLTLPQLLTAVGNSNINVGGNTVNIGAQSAVVRGVGLIRSIEDLANTMISQSGGNPVLVKDVATVSVGEKPRLGIAGLNMDDDIVQGIVLMRRGEKSSPTITRVEQTVHAINNSSILPPGVHIERIYDRKDLIDITTRTVLHNMVVGILLIVLLQWLFLGDLRSALIVGATIPFALFFAVIILVMRGESANLLSVGAIDFGLIVDGTVIMVEAIFRRLTQTTKLSEAERSHISSETIMGMKSHAILSASADVSRSIFFAAAIIIAAFLPLFTLSGVEGNIFGPMARTYAYALAGGLIATFTITPALSAIILPARVEETETWIMRQLHRLYMPVLTWAVGNRRLVMGAGVVLVVLTVLLARVLGLEFLPKLEEGNLWIRATLPPTISLQEGNSYVNEMRKIIRAQPEVESVVSQHGRPDDGTDAAGLFNAEFFAPLKPSSEWPAPQDKDALTARLLKDLQDKFPGVEFNFSQYLQDNVSEAVSGVKGENSIKLFGNDLEALTVTANKIKSVLSTVQGVTDLAVFTSLGQPTIQIDIDRAKAARYGLSPGDINATIKVAIGGDTAGDLYESGSDRHFPIIVRLAPEYRRSAEAIQNLRIGAPGPNGTVTQIPLSEVASINLVSGAAYIYREGQERYLPIKFSVRERDLGSAIREAQEKVDAQVQLPPGSRTEWVGEFGNLQDAIKRLSIVVPISLALIGVLLWFNFGSMVDTLLAMSVIPMAIFGGVLGLLISGIPFSVSAAIGFIALFGIAVMDGILILSQYNQLIDEGLDRLKAVIRTGELQLRPVLMTCVVAGIGLLPAALSEGIGSQVQKPLAIVVVTGMMLAPLVILITLPVLISYFSRRAR
- a CDS encoding SAM-dependent methyltransferase (product_source=COG0500; cath_funfam=3.40.50.150; cog=COG0500; pfam=PF08241; superfamily=53335) produces the protein MNVTSVKFVQQSSASYWKDDVQCPRCGCSLKFTRKNPTCSNSDCVYSETGFPKVGKQPVLIDFEDSVFERSAYEGSDGAVFARDISRRSIGSRIHRFINGENPIAKQNCERFLNLLRGEVGRPRILVIGGGTIGSGADKLYSDPAIELINTDVYASEFTELLVDGHKLPFKDGSFDGVWVQAVLEHVLEPAVIVAEIHRVLGTSGIVYAETPFMQQVHERAYDFTRFTQSGHRWLFRRFEEISAGPVTGAGVVMLWSIRYFARALGAGDKLSRLVSLPFFWLRYFDLMSRGRKAADAAGGLFFLGRRSDKEISARSMLQYYANQK
- a CDS encoding outer membrane protein (product_source=KO:K12340; cath_funfam=1.20.1600.10; cog=COG1538; ko=KO:K12340; pfam=PF02321; superfamily=56954; tigrfam=TIGR01844); amino-acid sequence: MALGITTCSAFAVVVDARAETVPEALVKAYQSNPQLNAERARQRSTDENVPQAMAGYRPQIVATLGVGLQAVRDLLPDNTIQGATLKPWTIGVTVTQTLFNGFKTANSVRVAELQVQSGREALRNVGQGVLLDAVTAYTNVLANQSLVDAQRTNVTSLKETLGVAQKRLNAGDVTPTDTSQAEARLARGMADLNTAEVNLAISQATYAQIIGNAPSRLSPAEPVDRLLPRSREDAIALAFKGHPAVIAASFDVDVASTTIHVAESSLYPTVTLQGSASRANQSDPTLGTFRTDQASIIGQVTAPIYDGGLAAAQTRQAKELSTQSRLVLEMVRNQARTAAVAAWVSNEGAKTAVSAAESEVRAAGVALQGVQREAQGGQRTTVDVLNSQQDLVSAKARLIGSQRDRVIASYALLSATGRLDVKTLGLNTPDYLPEVHYHQVRDAWHGLRTPSGQ
- a CDS encoding hypothetical protein (product_source=Hypo-rule applied; cath_funfam=3.30.750.70; pfam=PF13336; superfamily=100950), with amino-acid sequence MPKMFSDPGAIAEEIVRDVGTTLVVGLPLGLGKANHIINALYRRAAADRSINLTFFSALTLEKPKPSSELEKRFIDPVIARLFGGYPDLDYAAALHEGALPDNIQVIEFFFLAGKWLHLPYAQQNYISANYTHAASYLLTRGLNVITQLVAKRVVDSVARYSLSCNTDTTLDLLRARAEGRASFKLIGQVNSELPFMPGQGDLAGDEFSAVLDSAETDFPLFAPPSEPISDTKYAIGLHAAGLVRDGGTLQIGIGQVGDALAQGLIVRHRDNAAFQGIMRRLTPSVACLETSPFEKGLYGVSEMLFEAFLGLIDAGILKREVDGVSLHGAFFLGPKSFYAALRAMAPDQLAKIQMMPVSFTNALYGDEPSKRRARVDARFVNNAMMATLMGAAISDGLDDGQVVSGVGGQYNFVAQAFALDGARSILTVEAAHAGKKPVSNIRWNYGHETIPRHLRDIIITEYGVADLRGKSDADVIAAMLSVADSRFQPELMKQAKDAGKLPRGFEIPAAHRDNAPERIAAALKPARDAGLLPAFPFGSDFTEVEQRLIPALKILSAALSSPQRLAALFWRGMTHAPDASDEACLARLGLDKPTTLSDRAYHALVSGALARSRES